Proteins from one Saccharomyces eubayanus strain FM1318 chromosome XI, whole genome shotgun sequence genomic window:
- the UTH1 gene encoding SUN family protein UTH1 codes for MKLSALLALSASTAVMAAPAVRHNDNHHHNDKRAVVTVTQFVNADGAVVIPAASTGAAATATAVASNTEVKVESAATTAAGTTTLSSAAAAASSASSSSSSVGSADFEDGTISCSDFPSAHGALSLDWVGLGGWASIMDLDGNTATSCQDGFYCSYACSPGSAKTQWPSEQPTDGRSVGGLYCKNGKLYRSNTNTNSLCEEGQGSAQAVNQVSGSIAICGTDYPGSENMVVPTVVGAGSTEPINVIKEDSYYQWQGKKTSAQYYVNNAGVSVEDGCIWGTDGXGVGNWAPVVLGAGYTNGITYLSIIPNPNNKEAPNFNVKIEATSGSTINGACSYENGVYTGSGSDGCTVSVTSGSANFVFY; via the coding sequence ATGAAGTTGTCTGCTCTATTAGCTCTATCGGCATCCACCGCCGTCATGGCCGCTCCTGCTGTGCGCCACAACGATAACCACCACCATAACGATAAGCGTGCCGTGGTTACCGTCACCCAGTTTGTTAACGCGGACGGTGCTGTTGTTATCCCAGCTGCCTCCACTGGCGCTGCTGCGACTGCCACCGCAGTCGCCTCTAACACTGAGGTTAAGGTCGAGTCTGCCGCTACCACCGCTGCAGGTACCACCACCTTGTCCTCTGCCGCTGCCGCTGCCTCTTCTGcctcctcttcctcctcctccgTTGGCTCTGCTGACTTCGAAGACGGTACCATCTCCTGTTCCGATTTCCCATCTGCACACGGTGCTCTCTCCTTGGACTGGGTGGGTCTAGGCGGTTGGGCTTCCATCATGGACTTGGACGGTAACACTGCCACTTCTTGTCAAGATGGCTTCTACTGTTCTTACGCCTGCTCCCCAGGCTCTGCCAAGACCCAATGGCCTTCCGAGCAGCCTACAGACGGTAGATCCGTTGGTGGGTTGTACTGTAAGAACGGTAAGCTGTACCGTTCCAacaccaacaccaacaGCTTGTGTGAAGAAGGCCAAGGTTCTGCCCAAGCCGTCAACCAAGTCTCCGGGTCCATCGCTATTTGCGGTACCGATTACCCAGGTTCCGAAAATATGGTCGTCCCCACTGTCGTTGGCGCCGGTTCCACCGAACCCATCAACGTCATCAAGGAAGACTCCTACTACCAATGGCAAGGCAAGAAGACCTCTGCTCAATACTACGTCAACAACGCTGGTGTTTCTGTAGAGGACGGTTGTATCTGGGGTACCGATGGCYCCGGTGTCGGTAACTGGGCCCCAGTCGTCTTGGGTGCTGGTTACACCAACGGTATCACTTACTTGTCCATCATTCCTAAcccaaacaacaaagaagCTCCAAACTTCAACGTCAAGATCGAAGCCACCTCCGGTTCTACCATCAACGGTGCTTGTTCTTACGAAAACGGTGTGTACACTGGTTCTGGCTCTGACGGTTGTACCGTTTCTGTCACCTCCGGTTCTGCCAACTTTGTCTTCTACTAA